CAGGTGGACGTCTTAGTGACCACAGCTGGCGGTGTGGAGGAAGATTTCATCAAGTGCTTGGCACCCACGTACCTGGGCGATTTCAGTCTCAGGGGGAAGGAGCTACGTGAGAACGGGATCAACAGGTGGAGACCCTGAGTGGTGCTGGGCAAGGGAGCTGGGCTGAGGGTCCTGGGACCCGATGCCCACATGCCTCATGTTCGCAGGATTGGAAACCTACTGGTGCCCAATGACAATTACTGCAAATTTGAGGACTGGTTGATGCCCATTCTGGACCAGATGGTGCTGGAGCAGAACACAGAGGTGGGGCAGGAGTGACCTGGGGGCAGGCATGGTAGGAGGCAGGGGAGGCACTGCTGCTTGAAGCCAATGTCTCCTCCTAGGGTGTGAAGTGGACACCTTCCAAGATGATCGCCCGGCTGGGCAAGGAGATCAACAACCCAGAATCCGTGTATTACTGGGCCCAGAAGGTGAGGGCCTGGGTGGGGCAGATACCAGGCCTGGGCATGTGTTAGCTGGTTTCATCTTCATAGCCACCTGGGGAGCCAGGATGGTTTTCGTCATCTCCACTTTTAGGTGAAGAACCTGATGCAGACGTTAGGTGTTTTGTCTGAGGTTGCACAGCCAGAGTGTGGTCTTGGTATCCTGGCTCTATTCCTAGACCCCAACCTGGGATCAGTTGGGGTCGTGCCTCGAAACCCTCATGGGGCAGGGCACATGGTCCCAAGCTCCTCAGAGGCTGAGCTCCAGCAGCCGGAATAACGAGAGCTCCCAGTCTTTGTCAGACACGATCCTTAGCGTTTGCCTTGGGTTTCATCCCGTACGCCTCTTCATCTGTGAGGGAGGTGCCGCCTCAGCACTTTAGttgaggaaacggaggcccaggGAACTTAAGCACTCTGCCCAGAatcaggcagagaggaggggatcCCACTGGGATGGGGACCAGCCTGcccaccctgggctctgagcCCCAGCTGCTCTCCTGTCTTCCTGTTTCCCAGAACCACATCCCCGTGTTGAGCCCAGCGCTCACAGATGGCTCCCTGGGCGACATGATCTTCTTCCATTCCTACAAGAAGCCAGGCCTGGTCCTGGACATCGTTGAGGGTGAGGTGCTGGGGCCACGgaggagcgggggaggagggctggctgGGCCCATAGCCTGACCACGGCGCTCTCCTCCCAGACCTGAGGCTCATCAACACACAGGCCATCTTTGCCAAGCGCACCGGCATGATCATCCTGGGCGGGGGTGTGGTCAAGCACCACATCGCCAACGCCAACCTCATGGTGAGTGGGGTTAGAGTACCTGGTCCCTAGCGAGGGTGGCACTTGGGCTTGCCATGCAGACATGCCTGTGCCATGTGCCAGGGAGACAACCGTGGACTAGACAGGCCATAATCTCTGCCCTCTCGGACTGAGGTTCTAGACAGGGCGAAGGGCAGCATACCAGGGCCATGCACGTCAGGTGGCAGTAACTGCtatgggaaagaaagagggatgaCAATTGGCAAGAGAAAGGAGTGCTCTTCAGAAAAGGTAAGCTCTGGGAAATCCAACCTGTGAGCAGAGAAAACAGCCAGCGCAAAGGCTTTGAGGTGCCTGATTTAAGTCAAGGAACACTTAGGGGGCCGGTGAAGGGGAACGGGAAGTAAATAACCAGTCAGGCCTCCAGGGCCACCACTCGGGTCCTCACAGGCGCCCTCTGGCTTCTGTGGGGGGAACAAACGGCGGGTTCTGGGTAAGCAGTGATGGGACCCGGACCAGGGCGGGAGTCTTCTGTATGTTTGGTGGCAGTGCCTGCTGAACAGATGCAGGAGAGTAGTTGCTAGATAGCAGGTGGGTTGGGGGCAGCTCTGGCCACGCATTGACATGGGCCTTTCCTTTGAAGCAAGGGGCCACTAAGGGCTTCCTTCATGCAGGACACATCCCTCAGCCTCTAGCTAGTCCCCCGCGTCCGTGTCTTTCTGCCTGCCTGTCTCCAGTGACTGCCTGACCAGCTCACCTTGCCCCTCCCCACAGCGGAACGGGGCCGACTATGCTGTCTACATCAACACGGCCCAGGAATTCGACGGCTCGGATTCTGGTGCCAGGCCAGACGAAGCAGTCTCCTGGGGCAAGATCCGGGTGGACGCACAGCCTGTCAAGGTGAGGGTGGtcagctggggggcggggtgcagtCTCCCAGAATGCGGTCACAGGCCCCGCGGTTCACCCAGATCCCCTCTGCAGGTCTATGCCGATGCCTCCCTGGTCTTCCCCCTGCTTGTGGCCGAAACCTTCGCCCAGAAGTCGGACGCCTTCACGCCCGAGAAGAATGAGGACTGAATGGCTACCGCACCAGCGAAGCCTCCCCTCTATTTATTAGCGTGCAGTTCTCCCCTCACTCCTTGGTCAGCAGCAGGTCTCCAATAAATGGTCTCTGTGAGCCCGGAGTCTGTGCCCTTGGTGGCGGCGGGTCCCCCGACTTCAGCCCGTGCCACCCTCCGCCTCATAAGCCTCTTCCCGCCAGCAGTGGACGCTGCCCCCCACGGCAGTCAGCAGGCAGGGCTCCAGGGGGTGGTAGGACAGTGACTGCACCACACCAGGACCCACGGGCAGGGCCAGTGCCAGGGCACCCTGTGGAGGGAAGGATGGGGGGCAGTTACCGGCGCAGGTCTCTCCCCTGACCTCCAGCCACCTGCCTCGGATCGCTTCCCCGGCACCGCAAACCTCACCTGCCCCAAAATGAACCCGTCTGGCGTTCCATCCCTCCAGGTGCTGGGCCAGACaccttgggagtctctctctctcacacctcCCACCCCTTTATCAGTAAGTGCTCCTGGCTCTGCCTTTAGACCACGTCCAGACCGCGGATGCCCTCCACATTCACAGCCACCACCTTGCTCCAATCTTGTGTCTCTTCCCAGCTTCTCTCCCCACGCTGCCATGGTCCAGGCTCTACTGGCCCACTGGGCAGCCTCCGTGCTCACTTCCTTCATCACCTTACAGTCCTCGCCCAACACATACGGTCCCTCGAGCAGGCTCCAGATTTCTCTTCCCACTTCAAACATGTCCCTTCTTGTGCCCTTCCCTTCAGGGTGACTTCCTGTCTACCAGACTCTTGAGAAGTAGGCAGAACACTGGTGTGTTCTTAGttcccaggcgccaccccccccccccacttcctccatCCTCTTAGGGGGCTTACTTTCTCTGGCCAAGCCTCAGCCCTGACCCCATTAGGCCAGAACTGTCTGTTCCCAGCCTGACATCCCCACCAGACACATCAGGACAGGGCTCACAGGGTTGGGGACTGGGAACGGCGGGGATGCTCAGAGATAGCTCAGGTTTCCTGGACCACAGCCCCATCTCAGCTTGGCTTCCGTGGCCTTGGTTAACCTGGCCCTGCAGCTGCCGCCGCGACCCCACAGTACTTGTATCTCCTGACCAACATGGGCCACACCTCCAAGCCTAAGCACACAGTTCCCTTTGCCGGGAATGTCTTTCCTGCTTCATCCTGCCACTCactcctcccagctcccagctctaACAGCATTGCCTTTTCCCGGTGTGGGAGTGATGGAGGCACCCTGGTACAGAGCTGGGGCGAGAAGGCTCACCTCTACCAGGTCCCAGAAGTACACCTTCCCGTCCTCGGAGCAGCTGACCACGTGTGTGTCACGCTCACTCAGGCAGCAGTCCAGCTTGTACTCCTGGTTCTTATGGCCCGTGTACCTAGGGGTCAGTGGGATCagaaggggctgggggcggggcggggcggggctgggggtgggctgggggccacATCCTTGAGGACTCACTCGCCCAGCAGTTCCCCGGTGTCCTTGTCTAGAAGCCGCAACGTGGAGTCCAGGCTGGACACCAGGGTGCACTGCCCGTCCCGGCTGAAGCAGGTACAAGTGatggggcctgggggggggggggggggaagggtgcgGGTGAGTGAGGCCAGGGCCCCATTTGCTGCCCCCGCCTTCCCTGCCTGCCCCACAGCCCGGCCACACTCACTGCCCACGTAGTCTGAGAAGAGCTGCCCCATCCTCAGGTCGTAGCGCCTCACCCGGCCGTCCACGGAGCTGCAGGAGGATGGATGCAGCTGAAGCATCACCCGGGACCAGTAGGTCCATGGCTCCAGTCCCAGTACCCTCCTTGACCCTGCCAGGACCCTGGGGGCAAGGCTGGGCTTGCCCTTCCTGTGTACCCTTCACTGTCATGCTCACACTCGAGGCTAGCCGTGGAAACTACGCACTAAAGTGAACTCACGAGTGTAACTCCGAGACGCTGGCTTTGAGACTTACACACCCAGGGCCAATCGGGACCCACTCCACCTGTTTCTGATACCGACTGAGCGTGCTCTCTGGGCTAGTCCTTGGGACACAGCTGCCACCCAGCCAAGGAGCACTTTCTGCCATCGTAGAGCCCCACTGACTGAGAGTAATCTAGGAAGACCTCTCCGAGGAGGTGACATCTAAACTAGGACTTGAAGGATAAGGAGACAAACGTCTGTGGTCCAGGAGACGTGTGGGAACAGGCCAGCAATAGGCTGGGAAGCCCCAACCGCCCCCACAGGGGGGAATGGCACTCCTCTGGTTTTTGGCAACACTTGGGCACCCGGGCTTGGGCTCGGGAATTTTAATTGTTCGCCTCCCGCAACTAGAATACCAACCCGATGTGGGTGGAGATTTTTCCCGATCTCATTCACTGCTGTGTGTGCACGGACTAAATCATATGCAGGTGATGCTCAAAAAACACTAGGAGTAATTATAAAGGGAGTCCAGGTAGAGGAAGAGCAAaggcaaaggtcctggggtgagAGCGTCCTTAGCACATGAAGAGAAATGAGACCGAGAAtggataaaaactgaaaaaccgGCAGAGACCAGACTCTGCAGGGCCCTGTAAgctgaggggagaagaggagattTACAATCTAAGCAGAGAGGCAGCGGTGATCCCCCGTGGCACCCGGGAGGGGTGAGGAGGTCCTGGCTCCACTCACCCTgccaggatctcacggtccgacACCTTCACACTGGATACGCCATCCCTGGCTTCGTCCAGCGTCTGCACTGGCTCAGGCCTTCGAGATCGGCAGTCCCAGCAGCGTATACTAGAGTCGATAGAGCCTGTGAGGCCGGCATGACGGTGAGGTCAGGTTTGGGCTGCAGGGGCAGCACCCTGCCTAGGCCCCAGACTCACCAGACAGGATGACCGTGGCCTCTTCGTTGAACTGGACCGTGTTCACCTTCTGAGAAACAGGAATTGCCACTCAGAGGAGGCTGGACTTTGGAGGACTGGGATAAAGGCAGGGTTCCGGGTTCCAATGCACGTTAAGGCAAGGGCAAAGGCTAGAGACAGGGGAGGTGAAAGGTTCTGGGGAAACTGCATGCTGGGCCATGGGGAAAGGAGGCTTGCTCTGTAGTGGGTAGGGGTGGAAAGGTTCCCTGTCACCAGCTACACAATAATGCGGGTCCTCTCCGTCATCCACGCCTTAATGAGGCCCCTCCTTGCTCGTACTCACCCCCGCGTGGCCCCGGAATTTGCGAACGACCTGCCCTGACGCCACATCCCACAGCACCACCGCCTTGTCCCCGCCGCCGGAGCAGAGACTGCTGTTGTCAAAGGAGCTAGACGGCATAGGAGGGAAGGTCAGTGTTGACGTCGGATCCCGACCTCGGCACCCGTATCGCGCGGCCTGACCCCCAGCTCACCCGGCCGCGTCCAGCACCTCGTAGCCGTGGCCACTGTAGGTCCGCAGCAGCGTCCCCCGCAGCGGGTTCCACAGCTTCAGGGTCTTGTCGCTGCCGCACGTCAGACAGTAATTGCCATCCACTGGGGAACACCAGGAGGGGATTATAGGGCCGCGGGCCTCAGGAGGCAGGAGGACACGGAATGAAGAGGGAGCTCACCATTAAATCGTACAGCTCGCACTGCCCCCTGCCCGCAGTCCAGCGTCTTCACTCGTTTTTGCGGCAGCTCCGGGCCCCGCGGTTTGGGCTCAGGGAAAGCCATTTGTGTCAGGACCCTTCCCCACCGCCCTAAATCGGTTGGCACCGCAGATTTCGAGTCCTCGGAACCCACGCTTGGGTGTAACCTTGTGGTCTTCCGCGGTCTACTTCCTGTCCCTCACTTCCGGTTCAGATGTTTGGCTTCTTGAAGATAGTTTTGGGAATACTGGAGCCTGATTCCAGCTTCCAGGTTTCTTTCCCCACTTCTTGTTTTCAAGGAACATTTTTGGTCTCTTCTAATTGTCTGTCCCCTGCCTGGGAGGAGTCCTGGCCCCCG
This DNA window, taken from Neofelis nebulosa isolate mNeoNeb1 chromosome 4, mNeoNeb1.pri, whole genome shotgun sequence, encodes the following:
- the DHPS gene encoding deoxyhypusine synthase isoform X4, with the protein product MEGPPEGEAPAAALAAVLKHSSALPSESAQVRGYDFNRGVDYRALLEAFGTTGFQATNFGRAVQQVNAMIEKKLEPLSQDEDHHADLTQSRRPLTGCTIFLGYTSNLISSGLRETIRYLVQHNMVDVLVTTAGGVEEDFIKCLAPTYLGDFSLRGKELRENGINRIGNLLVPNDNYCKFEDWLMPILDQMVLEQNTEGVKWTPSKMIARLGKEINNPESVYYWAQKNHIPVLSPALTDGSLGDMIFFHSYKKPGLVLDIVEDLRLINTQAIFAKRTGMIILGGGVVKHHIANANLMRNGADYAVYINTAQEFDGSDSGARPDEAVSWGKIRVDAQPVKVYADASLVFPLLVAETFAQKSDAFTPEKNED
- the DHPS gene encoding deoxyhypusine synthase isoform X2, whose amino-acid sequence is MDASWITEVTESHVTKQLPVPFGRFSEALLPALSYRRACRGLARFEAAGGLAWGGCDLRVRPQEHGGSSGGGGTCSGAGRCAEAQLGAAVRERPSPRLRLQPRRRLPCATGGLRHHWLPGHQLRARSAASQRHEKKLEPLSQDEDHHADLTQSRRPLTGCTIFLGYTSNLISSGLRETIRYLVQHNMVDVLVTTAGGVEEDFIKCLAPTYLGDFSLRGKELRENGINRIGNLLVPNDNYCKFEDWLMPILDQMVLEQNTEGVKWTPSKMIARLGKEINNPESVYYWAQKNHIPVLSPALTDGSLGDMIFFHSYKKPGLVLDIVEDLRLINTQAIFAKRTGMIILGGGVVKHHIANANLMRNGADYAVYINTAQEFDGSDSGARPDEAVSWGKIRVDAQPVKVYADASLVFPLLVAETFAQKSDAFTPEKNED
- the DHPS gene encoding deoxyhypusine synthase isoform X3, translated to MEGPPEGEAPAAALAAVLKHSSALPSESAQVRGYDFNRGVDYRALLEAFGTTGFQATNFGRAVQQVNAMIEKKLEPLSQDEDHHADLTQSRRPLTGCTIFLGYTSNLISSGLRETIRYLVQHNMVDVLVTTAGGVEEDFIKCLAPTYLGDFSLRGKELRENGINRIGNLLVPNDNYCKFEDWLMPILDQMVLEQNTEGVKWTPSKMIARLGKEINNPESVYYWAQKNHIPVLSPALTDGSLGDMIFFHSYKKPGLVLDIVEDLRLINTQAIFAKRTGMIILGGGVVKHHIANANLMRNGADYAVYINTAQEFDGSDSGARPDEAVSWGKIRVDAQPVKIPSAGLCRCLPGLPPACGRNLRPEVGRLHAREE
- the DHPS gene encoding deoxyhypusine synthase isoform X1; the protein is MDASWITEVTESHVTKQLPVPFGRFSEALLPALSYRRACRGLARFEAAGGLAWGGCDLRVRPQEHGGSSGGGGTCSGAGRCAEAQLGAAVRERPSPRLRLQPRRRLPCATGGLRHHWLPGHQLRARSAASQRHEKKLEPLSQDEDHHADLTQSRRPLTGCTIFLGYTSNLISSGLRETIRYLVQHNMVDVLVTTAGGVEEDFIKCLAPTYLGDFSLRGKELRENGINRIGNLLVPNDNYCKFEDWLMPILDQMVLEQNTEGVKWTPSKMIARLGKEINNPESVYYWAQKNHIPVLSPALTDGSLGDMIFFHSYKKPGLVLDIVEDLRLINTQAIFAKRTGMIILGGGVVKHHIANANLMRNGADYAVYINTAQEFDGSDSGARPDEAVSWGKIRVDAQPVKIPSAGLCRCLPGLPPACGRNLRPEVGRLHAREE
- the WDR83 gene encoding WD repeat domain-containing protein 83 isoform X1 — translated: MAFPEPKPRGPELPQKRVKTLDCGQGAVRAVRFNVDGNYCLTCGSDKTLKLWNPLRGTLLRTYSGHGYEVLDAAGSFDNSSLCSGGGDKAVVLWDVASGQVVRKFRGHAGSSKVQPPLSGNSCFSEGEHGPVQRRGHGHPVCIRCWDCRSRRPEPVQTLDEARDGVSSVKVSDREILAGSVDGRVRRYDLRMGQLFSDYVGSPITCTCFSRDGQCTLVSSLDSTLRLLDKDTGELLGEYTGHKNQEYKLDCCLSERDTHVVSCSEDGKVYFWDLVEGALALALPVGPGVVQSLSYHPLEPCLLTAVGGSVHCWREEAYEAEGGTG
- the WDR83 gene encoding WD repeat domain-containing protein 83 isoform X2, whose product is MAFPEPKPRGPELPQKRVKTLDCGQGAVRAVRFNVDGNYCLTCGSDKTLKLWNPLRGTLLRTYSGHGYEVLDAAGSFDNSSLCSGGGDKAVVLWDVASGQVVRKFRGHAGKVNTVQFNEEATVILSGSIDSSIRCWDCRSRRPEPVQTLDEARDGVSSVKVSDREILAGSVDGRVRRYDLRMGQLFSDYVGSPITCTCFSRDGQCTLVSSLDSTLRLLDKDTGELLGEYTGHKNQEYKLDCCLSERDTHVVSCSEDGKVYFWDLVEGALALALPVGPGVVQSLSYHPLEPCLLTAVGGSVHCWREEAYEAEGGTG